Proteins co-encoded in one Flavivirga eckloniae genomic window:
- a CDS encoding ABC transporter permease, which translates to MIDKILLEKLKSNFNEAFWFIKTNKIRTFLTALGIIFGVASVITMLAIGKGAEKEILAQLELVGVNNIVITPIPDEENEDSKGNGENDNKTESKRFSKGLDILDATSIQKHIPSVKLVSPEIILNTYVINNGRQNPVKLIGISPTFLETSNINLENGKSFSDYQIKNALPVCIIGKKLEKKLFTGESALGKQIKVKDVWLQVIGIIEEKLISEKAQENLGIRDLNKDVYIPINTFLIRYKDRKITRSTKSRRNRNENGLKKRTPRGNYHQIDKLTVQVKNSNELKATAEVLSKMLKRRHNDVLDFEITIPIQLLKQQQKTKQIFNIVLSIIAGISLLIGGIGIMNIMLASVLERTKEIGIIRAIGATQEDVILQFLSESVLISVGGGILGIILGIIGAYIIEIVSGIETVLSINSIILSFFIAVMVGLIFGIFPAKAASNKKPIEALRSE; encoded by the coding sequence ATGATAGACAAAATACTTTTAGAAAAACTAAAATCCAATTTTAATGAAGCTTTCTGGTTCATTAAAACCAATAAGATTAGAACTTTTTTAACTGCACTGGGGATTATTTTTGGTGTTGCTTCAGTAATTACCATGCTAGCTATAGGAAAGGGAGCAGAAAAAGAAATACTAGCACAATTAGAACTAGTAGGCGTTAATAATATTGTTATAACGCCCATACCGGATGAAGAAAATGAAGATTCAAAAGGAAATGGTGAAAATGACAACAAAACCGAATCAAAACGATTCTCTAAAGGTCTCGATATCCTTGATGCTACGAGCATTCAAAAACATATTCCCAGCGTAAAACTTGTTAGCCCGGAAATAATTCTGAATACCTATGTAATAAACAACGGTAGGCAAAACCCAGTTAAACTTATAGGCATATCTCCTACTTTTTTAGAAACTTCAAACATCAATCTAGAGAACGGTAAAAGCTTTTCAGACTACCAAATCAAGAATGCATTACCGGTGTGTATTATTGGCAAAAAACTTGAAAAAAAATTGTTTACAGGGGAAAGCGCCTTGGGAAAACAAATTAAAGTAAAAGACGTTTGGTTACAGGTAATTGGAATTATAGAAGAAAAACTAATATCGGAAAAAGCACAGGAAAATTTAGGTATTAGAGATTTAAATAAAGATGTCTATATTCCCATTAATACCTTTCTTATCCGGTATAAAGATCGAAAAATAACACGCAGTACAAAGAGTAGACGGAACAGAAATGAAAATGGCCTCAAAAAAAGAACGCCTAGAGGTAACTATCACCAAATAGATAAGCTAACAGTTCAGGTTAAAAACTCAAACGAACTAAAAGCCACAGCAGAAGTTTTAAGTAAAATGCTTAAACGCAGACATAATGATGTATTGGATTTTGAAATAACAATACCAATTCAACTCTTAAAACAACAGCAAAAAACAAAGCAAATTTTCAATATAGTATTAAGCATTATTGCTGGTATATCATTACTCATTGGAGGTATAGGCATTATGAATATCATGCTGGCCTCTGTACTGGAAAGAACCAAAGAAATAGGAATAATTCGTGCCATTGGCGCCACTCAAGAAGACGTTATATTACAGTTTTTATCAGAGTCTGTTCTGATAAGTGTTGGTGGTGGAATTCTTGGAATTATCCTCGGAATCATTGGGGCTTATATTATCGAAATAGTTTCTGGTATTGAAACCGTTTTATCTATAAACTCAATTATTCTATCATTTTTTATCGCTGTTATGGTCGGTCTTATTTTTGGGATATTTCCAGCAAAAGCAGCCTCCAACAAAAAACCTATTGAAGCCCTAAGATCTGAATAA
- a CDS encoding TolC family protein: MKKILPLILLFLPILSFSQSKNITLDEAIKIAKIKSPDYKVNLNRNQSSYWRFRNYKASFLPELKLDATLPEYRNSIRRITNDEGQDVFVNQNQLLLEGGLSISQSIPYSGGKLSISSNLERVELFGLNDNIGYSVIPFSVNYFQNSILYNPFKWDKKIEPLIYEESRRDFVENMERISVNTCQRYFALLKAQMQLEIAKLNLSNQDTLYQIAKGRFKMGKIAENELLQMELTLLNSKNTVTTNTVALKKTSQNLARYLELDTENLELDIPKDLPLFDVDIDKALSEAKSNRKAVIEFRRKRLEAEKNLAFEKGNNRLKLGIRANFGISQNGDDFNNLFNNYNKQQNVSVSIGIPIFDWGVSKSKRKMAEANLSLTNNNINQNKQEFEQEIYLHVLNWSNQRDFLFTSEKAKEVANKRYDISQKRYMLGRITITDLNIALQERDRAILQYLNSLQKFWQDYYILRQLTLYDFINNKKVEIDDILYD, from the coding sequence ATGAAAAAAATACTCCCTCTAATCCTCTTGTTCCTACCTATACTTTCTTTTTCTCAATCGAAAAATATTACACTTGATGAAGCCATCAAAATTGCGAAAATAAAATCACCAGATTACAAAGTTAACCTGAACAGAAATCAATCGAGTTATTGGCGTTTTAGAAATTACAAAGCTAGTTTTCTTCCCGAACTAAAACTGGATGCTACCTTGCCGGAATATAGAAATTCCATTCGAAGAATAACAAACGATGAAGGTCAGGACGTATTTGTAAACCAAAATCAATTACTATTAGAAGGTGGTTTATCCATCTCTCAAAGTATTCCTTACTCTGGGGGCAAATTATCAATAAGTTCGAACCTGGAACGTGTTGAACTTTTTGGTCTTAATGATAACATCGGATATTCAGTAATTCCTTTTTCCGTAAATTATTTTCAAAATTCTATTTTATACAATCCTTTTAAATGGGATAAAAAAATTGAACCTCTAATTTACGAGGAGTCCAGAAGGGATTTTGTTGAAAATATGGAGCGGATTTCTGTAAATACCTGCCAACGGTATTTTGCATTACTTAAAGCACAAATGCAGCTGGAAATCGCTAAGTTAAATTTATCAAATCAGGATACGTTGTATCAAATAGCAAAAGGTAGATTTAAAATGGGGAAAATTGCAGAAAATGAATTGTTACAAATGGAGTTAACGCTTTTAAACTCTAAAAACACCGTAACTACCAATACGGTAGCACTAAAGAAAACCTCTCAAAATCTGGCTCGGTATTTAGAGCTTGACACCGAAAATTTAGAATTAGATATTCCTAAAGATTTACCACTCTTTGATGTTGATATAGATAAAGCGTTAAGTGAGGCAAAATCAAACAGGAAAGCAGTTATAGAATTTAGAAGAAAACGATTAGAAGCAGAAAAAAATCTGGCTTTTGAAAAGGGAAACAACAGATTAAAGTTAGGCATACGCGCTAATTTTGGAATTTCACAAAATGGTGACGATTTTAATAACCTCTTTAATAATTATAATAAACAACAAAATGTTTCGGTTTCGATTGGTATTCCCATATTCGACTGGGGCGTATCCAAGTCTAAACGCAAAATGGCAGAAGCTAATTTGAGTTTAACTAATAATAACATCAATCAGAATAAACAAGAATTTGAACAAGAGATTTACCTCCATGTATTAAATTGGTCTAATCAACGAGACTTTTTATTTACTTCTGAAAAAGCTAAAGAAGTTGCAAACAAACGATACGATATTTCTCAAAAAAGGTATATGCTCGGAAGAATTACGATAACAGATCTTAATATCGCTTTGCAAGAACGAGATAGAGCTATACTTCAATATTTAAATTCACTTCAGAAATTCTGGCAGGATTACTATATCCTAAGACAACTAACCCTATATGATTTTATAAACAATAAAAAAGTTGAAATAGACGATATTCTATATGATTAA
- the murQ gene encoding N-acetylmuramic acid 6-phosphate etherase, producing MSFTKTTEQDSHYNHLEKMSINELLNSINNEDKTVPLAVEKALPEIEKLIEQIVNKLKSGGRLFYMGAGTSGRLGILDASECPPTFGVSHDLVIGLIAGGDSAIRKAVEFAEDSLTQGWEDLKAYNINSNDVVVGIAASGTTPYVIAALEACNKNNIVTGCITCNHNSPLSQTAQFPIEVIVGPEFVTGSSRMKAGTAQKLVLNMITTATMIQLGHVKGNKMVDMQLSNNKLVDRGTRMIMDELKVSEKEAQQLLSEYGSVRLAVKNYNNGN from the coding sequence ATGAGTTTTACCAAAACAACAGAGCAGGATTCCCATTACAACCATCTGGAAAAGATGAGTATTAATGAATTATTGAACAGCATAAACAACGAAGATAAAACAGTGCCCTTAGCTGTTGAAAAAGCGCTTCCTGAAATAGAAAAGTTAATAGAGCAGATCGTCAACAAACTTAAATCAGGAGGTCGGTTGTTTTATATGGGGGCCGGTACTAGTGGTCGTTTAGGGATTCTGGATGCATCAGAGTGTCCGCCAACATTTGGAGTATCACATGACCTTGTGATTGGTCTTATTGCTGGAGGAGATTCTGCTATTAGGAAAGCTGTAGAATTTGCTGAAGACTCACTTACTCAAGGATGGGAAGATCTTAAAGCGTATAATATAAATTCAAACGACGTCGTCGTTGGTATTGCTGCTTCAGGTACCACACCATATGTTATTGCTGCCCTAGAAGCATGTAACAAAAATAATATTGTTACAGGTTGCATTACATGTAATCACAATAGTCCATTATCACAAACAGCACAATTCCCTATAGAAGTTATCGTAGGTCCGGAATTTGTTACCGGTAGTTCCAGAATGAAAGCAGGTACGGCTCAAAAACTAGTGCTTAACATGATAACTACGGCCACAATGATTCAACTTGGTCATGTAAAAGGAAATAAAATGGTAGATATGCAGCTAAGCAATAATAAGCTAGTTGATAGAGGTACCAGAATGATTATGGATGAATTAAAAGTTTCGGAAAAAGAAGCTCAGCAATTACTATCAGAATATGGTAGTGTTCGTTTGGCTGTTAAAAATTATAATAATGGAAACTAA
- a CDS encoding DUF6095 family protein yields METKKTNKEILIKGLKIMGISLGAMFLGPILIHIAFSNQEKPLYIPILIVAILICGLAVYLAFKGLNTILDSMFKK; encoded by the coding sequence ATGGAAACTAAAAAAACAAATAAAGAGATTCTTATAAAAGGACTAAAAATAATGGGGATTTCTTTGGGAGCCATGTTTTTGGGACCAATACTCATCCATATTGCTTTTAGTAATCAAGAAAAGCCATTGTACATCCCTATTCTAATTGTAGCCATTCTAATATGTGGATTAGCTGTTTATTTAGCCTTTAAAGGTCTAAACACCATATTAGATAGTATGTTTAAAAAATAG
- a CDS encoding DinB family protein, whose translation MNIIIRSTLNTLQKSQYLLNNLDDAILSNASVPPYNSSIGSHLRHILDFYDCVLNMKDANVDLTARKRDTKIETCCDSAKAYLLSLMDNLANLDGNLDKSVSVIDDLGLGKVEMPYTLAALLAQANSHTIHHYAIINYILERLDVVIDDNDFGYNPTTPRKAAY comes from the coding sequence ATGAATATTATTATTAGATCTACGCTTAATACATTACAAAAATCTCAGTATTTATTAAACAATTTGGATGATGCTATTCTAAGTAATGCTTCTGTACCTCCTTACAATTCAAGTATAGGCTCGCATTTAAGGCACATTTTGGATTTTTATGACTGTGTTTTAAATATGAAGGATGCTAATGTAGATTTAACAGCTAGAAAAAGGGATACTAAGATTGAAACATGTTGCGATTCGGCTAAAGCCTATTTGCTAAGCTTAATGGATAATCTTGCTAACCTAGATGGAAATCTTGATAAATCTGTTTCTGTGATTGATGATTTAGGTCTCGGTAAAGTTGAGATGCCCTACACTTTAGCAGCTTTGTTAGCTCAAGCTAATAGCCATACCATACATCATTATGCTATTATAAATTATATCTTGGAAAGATTAGATGTAGTAATTGATGATAACGATTTTGGTTATAACCCAACTACACCCAGAAAGGCTGCATATTAA